The following is a genomic window from Acidobacteriota bacterium.
TGAGGCGTTCTTCCCACTCGGCTTCCAGGGTTCGGGCCACCAGGCGGTTCTCCGGTTCCACGGATCGATAGCGTCGTTCAGCCCGTTGAGTCTGGTAACCTGCCTGCTCGACCTGCAGACGCCATTGTGCTACTGCATGGTCATACTCGGCTTCGATCAGTTCTTCGGCTTGGAGGGCTGCTTGCATGCCGGCGGGGGCGATGGCCTCCACAAAGGCGGTGCTGATCGCCTTGTCGATACGGGCGCCTCCAACGCGCAGGCACCACTGGCCCCTTCCGTTGGCGACGTTGCTGCTGGGACAGTAGTAGCCGGGCGTGGAGTTGCGCCCCTGATAGTAGACGTGCAGTCGCCGGCCGCAGGAGGCGCAGGTCGCGATGCCTTGCAACAACGCCGTCCCTTCGCGGACCGCTCCGCCAGCCTGATGGGGACGAGGATGGGTGTTCTGTTTGATGCGCGCCTGGTTCATCTCATAGGTGTTCCAGTCAACGAAGCCCTCGTGATGATCGGGAATCAACACAGCCCACTCGGAGCGCGGCAGTCGGCGCAGCCGCTTTCTGAGTCGACCGGTTTGGTCCACGTAAGGTTCCTGTCGAGTCTTACCATAGGTGTAGGCGCCTGCATAGACCGGGTTGGTCAGTACGTGATGAATGGCGGTGTAGGTCGGAGTGACCCACCGAATCTCGCTCAGAGCGTTGGACTGTAGCGGAAAGGAAAGTCCCTCACTTCGGAACCAGAGCCAGACCTGACGGGCCGAGCCGACTTCGGTGAACTTTCCAAAGATGGTGCGGATCGCGCCGGTGACCGCTTCGTCAGGATGAAAGAGCACTTCTCCGTCCTTCTCGCCCCACACGAAGCCGACGGGAAGCCCGCGACGCAGTTCGCCACGCGCGGCCTTGTTGCGGATACCGCCGTCAAGCCGGGCACGAATGACGTGCAACTCG
Proteins encoded in this region:
- a CDS encoding recombinase family protein, with protein sequence MSYNEKIKPTHLDRIAYIYVRQSTATQVQYNRESTRRQYNLVERAIHLGWSKERVKVIDEDLARSGSGNVERDGFTKMTADVALGQVGLILSIEVSRVARNNADWYRLLDLCGVTDTLIGDEDGLYHAGLFNDRLLLGLKGTMAEAELHVIRARLDGGIRNKAARGELRRGLPVGFVWGEKDGEVLFHPDEAVTGAIRTIFGKFTEVGSARQVWLWFRSEGLSFPLQSNALSEIRWVTPTYTAIHHVLTNPVYAGAYTYGKTRQEPYVDQTGRLRKRLRRLPRSEWAVLIPDHHEGFVDWNTYEMNQARIKQNTHPRPHQAGGAVREGTALLQGIATCASCGRRLHVYYQGRNSTPGYYCPSSNVANGRGQWCLRVGGARIDKAISTAFVEAIAPAGMQAALQAEELIEAEYDHAVAQWRLQVEQAGYQTQRAERRYRSVEPENRLVARTLEAEWEERLNEQTTAEAELARREHQRPERLSEEQRERIHLLGSDLNRVWEAPTTTGRDRKELLRSLLEEVNIAVDRTEAQAHLVLRWRGGMFTEIEVPLWHPRESVLRTDDDTPE